DNA sequence from the Halorussus limi genome:
CTACGGGACATCACAGATGCGAAGTAAGGGCCACGACGAGGGCGAGATACTCCACGGGGACGTAGAGCAGGGGGCCTGCGTTCTGCTACTGACGCCGTCGATTCACGAGGCGACGGACGAAGCGTGTCACGACCTCCTCACGCCCGCAGACCCCGACGAGGAGAACGTCCTGTGGGTCACGTACACTCGCTCGCCCGACACCTGCATTCGGGACTGGTCGTCCCACGCGGGCGAGCGACCGGGGAACGCGCGCATCGTCAGCGTCGGCGAGACGACGCGTTCGGCCTCGTCCTCGGTCTCGACTTCAGCGGACGGCGGCGGACCGTCCTCGACCAACGAGGTCGTCGAGACGCTGTCGAACCCGAGCGACCTGACGGGTCTCGGTATCAAACTCAGCGAGATTCTCAAGGAGTGGGGCGAGAACGACAACGAGACCGTCGCCTGCTTCGACTCGCTGACGGCCCTGCTCCAGTACGCCGACCTCCAGACCGTCTACAAGTTCCTCCACGTCCTGACGGGCCGGTTCGACACCGCCGACGTGACCGCGCACTTCCACCTCGACCCGGACGCCTGCGACCAGCAGACGGTCAGCACGCTCACCTCGCTGTTCGACACGGTGGTCGAGCGCGAGGACGACGAGTGGGTCGTTCGGAGCCGATAACTAATTTTAAACGCTACCGGATTGAAAGCAGCGTCTGTGCTACTGGTCGTGACGTACTCGCGGGCCGCGCGCCAGACGCTCCGGAACGTCTGTAACGGACACGAGGAGACGGTCGTCCAGCGGTTCGGCCGGGCCGCCCTGCTGGAGGCGACCGAACTCGGCGCGTTCCTCGCACTTCGCCTCCGCGAGAAGCACGCCGGTGACGTGCAAGTCGAGCGCACCGCGCCGTTCAACGAGTTCGAGGACGCGCCCGAATCGGTCCGAGACGCCGCCGCGGCCTACGAGGACCGCGACAACTCGAATACGCCGTACGCCAAGTTCGCGGTCGGGACCGACCACCCCGAGGCCGACGCGATGCGCGACGCAGAGCTATGAAGGTGCGCGCGGTCGGGGAGACCCGAACGGGCCGGGCCGTCGACCTCGGAACGTTCGACCGTCTCGACGACGTGTCGGTTCCGCTGGTAGCCGATTCGATTCGCCGTCGAGAGGCCGAATCCGGCGGAGACGGTGACGACGCCGTGGTCGTCGAGTGCCCGACGCCCGGTCCGGTCCACGCTCACGTCGGCGCGATTCGCGCCGAGACGGACTTCTCGCTCCGCCCCGCGCTCGCCGCTGCCGCGCGCTCGCAGGGTCACACCGCGCCGCAGGACGACGAACTCGCCGCAATCCGGGACCGCCTCGACTCGCTCGACGTGTCGGAGGTGGACCTCCGGGAGGCGCGCCGACGCGTGGCCGAGACCAGCGACGCCGCCGAGGAACTGCGCGAGCGCGTCGCCGCGGTTCGGGGCCGGGTCCGAGCGCTCCGAGAGGCGGACGCCGACCCCGGCCCGGCCGAGTCCGACCTCGCCGACGCGACTCGTCGCCTGTCGGAGGCCGAGACCGAGCGCATCGCGGCCGAACAGGCGCTGTCCCGCGCTCGCGAGCGGGCGCGGGCCGACCGTGAACGCCGCCGAGAGCGCCTCCGACTGGAGGACCGCGCCGCGAACCTCCGGCGGCGCGCCCGGGAGCGACTGGCGGACGTTGTCCGGGACGCGTTCGAGGACGCTCGCGCGGAGATTCCGGAGGCCGAGAACCGACGACCGCCGGTCGAGAGCGCGCTGGCGGTCGCTCGCGTGGCCGACCTCGCCGCGCCGGTCGCAGTCGCTCGGGAGGTAGACCCGTTCGGGAGCGCAGATGCGACCTCGGAGTGGCTGGACGCGCCCGTGATTCGAGTCTGACCGGCCGCGAGCGCAGTCTCGCCGGTGTCCAACTTTATCACCGAGGACGCGACGAACCTCGGCCATGCCCGAACTCGATTGGCGCGTCGAACGGCGCGCGGGAATCGCGCTCGTGAAACTGACCGTCCGGAATCCGACCGACGCGGCCCGCCGGGTCCGGGTCGGGAACCGCCTCTCGGGGCCGGTCTGGCCGCCGCGCCGCGAGGGCGTCCCCACGGCCGGGTGGGACGGCGGCGGTTTCGAGGGCGTGGTCGCGGCCCGCGACCGACGGGCGCTCGGGTACGCGAGTCCCCTCGGAGCGCCCGCCGACCGCGCCGCCGAGTCGGGGTCCGACCGCGCCGTCGAATCGCCCGACTCTGCCGCGGAACCCCCGGCGGAACTCGTCTGGAGCGAGCGCGCCGGCGAGTCGGCGTCCGAGACCGCGCCCGACGCGTTCGCCGACGAAGCGACCCCCGAGGGCGTCGTCCGGGCGCTCGGCGACCCGCGGCCGCCCGCCGACGCGATTCCCGCGCCGAACGCGCCCGCCGAGACCGACACGTCGGTCCCGGGCCCAGTCGAGTCGTGGCTCTCGGCAGTCGAGGAGCGCGCGGCCGACGGCTCAGACCCGTCCGCCCCGACGCCCGCCGACCGGGCCGCGCTCGGGAGCGTCGCGGGCCGAATCGAGGCGCTCCGGAACGGCGACCCGAGCGAGCGACGCGAGAGCAACGACGCCGGGAGGTCGCCGTGATTCTGGCCGTCGCCGGCGGGAAGGGCGGCGTCGGTAAGTCCACCGTCGCGCTCGAACTCGGCGCGCAGTTCGACGCCGTGGTCGTGGACGCCGACCTCGCGATGGCCGACCTCGCGGCCGGGCGCGGCCCGGACCTTCACGACGTGCTGGCCGGCCGGGCCGACCCGCTCGAAGCGGTCCGCGAGGACGGTCCGGTCCGCCTGCTCCCGTGCGGACGCACGCTCGCCGGCGCGCGGGCCGGCGACGTGACTCGCCTCGCCGCGACCGTCGAGGCGGTCGAGGACGCCTACGATTCCGTGGTCGTCGACTGCCCCGCGGGGATGGCGGCCGACGCGGGGATGCCGCTGCTGGCGGCCGAGGCCGCCGTCCTCGTCACCGCGCCCCGCGAGTTCGCGCTGGCCGACGCGCTCCGGACTCGCGCGCTCGCCCGCGAACTCGACGCGGGACTGGCCGCGGTCGCGCTGAACCGAACCGGCGGGAATCCTCCGACAGAGCAGGTCCGCCGGGCGCTCGGCGCACCGGTCGTCGCCATCCCCGACGACGAGCGCGTCGAGCGGGCACGGCGTCACGGTTCGCCGGTGGCGGAACTCGCACCCGGAAGCCGACCGGCAGAGCGGTTCGGGGAACTCGCAGAAGAGACGCGTCGTGCCGTCGAATCGCGGTCGTCAGTTCGGTAGCGTCGTCGGTCGGATGGCGCGGTCGGTCCGAAGGCGTCGTCAGTCCGCGTACGTCACTCCCGTAAATCCTTGTACGACGACCGAAGCGTCACGGCGGTCACGTCCGCTACCTCGGCGGCCTCCTTCTGGGTCGTCCGGTGGCGGGTCCCCCGCGCGGCGACGTACAGGCACGCCGCGGCGAACCCGCCGGGGTTCCGCCCCGAAATCAGATTCTCGTCGCGCCCTCGCTCGACCAACTCGGCCGCCTCGCGCTCGATTTCCGTGGGGAGGTCGAGTCTGCTGGCGAACCGCGGCAGGTACTCCGCGGGGTCGATGGGACCCGTCGGCAGGCCGAGTTCGGTGTTCATCGCGTCGTAGGCTGTCTTGAGTTCGCTCCGGGTCGACCGGGCCACGCCCAGCACCTCGTCGAGCGTACGCGAGACCGAGGCGGTCCGGCAGGTCGCGTACACCGCCGCGGCGGTGAACCCCTCCAGCGACCGCCCGCGAATCAGGTCCTCGGACTGGGCCGACTCGAACAGCACGCAGGCGCGGTCACGGACGTTCTTCGAGAGGTCGAGCGAACTCACCAGCCGTCGAATCTCGGTGAATGCGTACACCTGATTCCGCTCGGACTTCGACCCGATGCGGGCCCGTTCGTGGTGCTTGCGCATCCGGGCCACGCGCCGACGCTTGCGCCCGGTCAACCGCAGGTCGCTGTCGTGGCCGATTTCGGTCGTGAGGCCTCGGTCGTGGCGCGACCGGGTCAGGGGCGCGCCGGTCCGCTCTTTCTGAGTGTCGTCGTCCGCGAACGTTCGCCACTCGGGACCGCGGTCGATGCGGTCCTCCGAGACCACGAGACCGCAGTCGTCGCAAATGGTCTCGCCGCCGTCGGGGGTCAGTCGGCCGTCGCATTCCGGGCACGTTCTGCTCGGTGCGTGTGCTTTGCTCATCACAGTCGAAACTTCGCCCGAAACCCTATTTAAAGAAAGGCCGCTTGCCCGGGAAACGGGCGATCCGGACGCCGAGAGCGTACCGGTAATCGGTAGGCTCTGGCGCACCGAACGCTATCAGATTCGATACCTGTCACCGATATTTAAGTCGGTGACGGGACAACCTCCGGACGTGACGCTCTCGGACATCGCCGACGGACTGGAAGTCACCACCGAGCAGCGCGACCGCGGCGTCGCGTCGGTGGACGCCACGGAGGACTCCCTCCGGGAGCGCCTCGGGGAGTTCGCCGACGACCTGCCCTGCGACGCTACCTCCGCGGCCGAAATCGTCGAATCTCACACCGCTGGCGAGTCGGTCGGCGACGGCGCGCACGCGGCGGGCGTCGCTCCGATTACGGCGGCGAAGACGCTCCACCTGCTCGGGTGCGAGGGCGTCTCACCGCTGACGCCGCGCGCTCACGAGATTCTGCAAGGCTGGCTCTCGGCCGACCTCTCGCGGACCGAGGCCCGCGAACTCGCGGGCGCGAACGAGACCGAGTTCGCGCTCGCGACGTTCGTCGAGACCCACGAACCGCTCGACGGTGCGCGAGAAGTCGTGGACGGCTACCGCTCGGCGTACGGTGGCACAGAGGACGCGCTCGAAGAAGCGCGAAGCGCCGTCGGCGACCTGCTGTGACCGGTTCCGAAAGAAGGGAGGGCGTGATTCGGCGTCCGACAGTTACGACTCGACGTACTTGTGCTGGCAGTTTCCCTCTATCCTGACGTCGAGGGCCGACTCCGACGTGCCGCTTATCCAGACCTCGACGCCCGCCCAGTTGTTGCCGGAGCAGTCCGGGTTGGGCCACTGCTTCTCGAACTTCGTTCCGTCCACGGTGACGAGTACGGTCGCCGGGTCGCTCGATTCGGGAAACGTGGCGTCCTCGTCCGCTTCGTTCGACTCGGACATCGTGTAGGACCGCTCGAAGAGGGTCTCGCCGGCGTCGTTTCGAACGGCGACGGTCACGTCGCGCGTCACTTCCTCGTCTTCGTGATACACCGAAACGGTGTGAGCGGGGGTTTTCGAGGCGCCGGTCAGACTGCTCGTGCAGCCTGCGCTCGTGATACTGGCGACGACTGCGGTTTCGAGTAGGTGGCGGCGTTTCATGCTCTCGCGTACGTATCGTCGTGTTAGTGTTCCTTTTGTGTACTGGTTCGATAGCACAAAAAATCGGTACGACGTTGCCTCGGCTTAGTCGAGGGTCGCCTGCGACTGGTCGAGTTCCATCAGGGTGTCGCCGTCCCCTTCGGTGCCGGTCACTTCCTCGTTCACGTTGGTATCGACCGAGTAGCTCACCGAGACTCCGGCCGGGAACGAGACGCCGTAGGACGCGTTCACGTCGACGGTCGTCCACGTGTGCATGTACTCGCCGAAAACCTTCCGCTCGGAGTAGCTGTAGTCCCCGATGGGCTGGATGTTCAGTCCGGCGTAAAGCGAATCTCCGTCGCCCGAGGAGACGTCGTCTACGGAGAAGGCCGCGCCGTCCTGATTGTTCCCATCGCCGACCGTAACGTACTGACTAGAGTAGGTGCTCTCGCTCAGGGAGCGCGAGTAGTAGTCCCACTTGCCCTGACTGTAGTAGAGGGCGGCCCCGTCGTTGGGTTGTTGCCCGTAGTCGCCGCTCTCCAGCTTGTAGTCCCACGACATGTCGATGGTGTAGATGGTGCTGTTGGAGTTCGTGTACAACACGAAGTCGAGGCAGATGTCACAGTGGGTTCCACCATCTACGTTAGAGAAGTCGTTCGTGGAGACTTGGTCGCCCTTCTCCTCAACGACCATCGGCTTCTCGACGCGAACGTAGTCGATTCCCCGTTTGTCGAGGAACTGGAGCATCGCCTCTTGGCCCTTGTTCTCTCGAATCTCGTTGGCGGCGTTCTGGATGGCGAAGTACTGCTCGTTCGGGCTTGCCGCCGACACTGTACCGAGGACGCTGGTTCCACCGAAGGCCGCTCCCGCCGCGCCGAGCGTCTTGAGGGCGGTCCGTCGGTTCATCGTTCGGCCGGTGCTCCGGTCGGATTCGTCACTTCTATTCATGCTGCATACGGATGAATGAACAAATCTGCATTAAGTCATTATATTTTTATTATTTACAGAACAAAATAAAAACCTCGGCATGTACGACAACGTTTGACAATGGAAGTGGTGTAACGCGCCACTCGGTTCGAGCGCTCAGGAGAGCGCGTCGGGGACGAACTCGCCGACCTCAAAGTCGAACAGTCCGGCCTCCTCGAATTCGAGTCCCAACTCGGCGTCGAAGACGACCGCTGCGGCGTGGGCAACGGCGGGCGCGAAGTCGGATTCGGGGTCGGGCGCACTCGCGGGCACGTCCGCGACGGTCGTCGCGTCGCTCGCGGGCACTGCGGCGTCGGCACTACGGAGCGGATGGTCGGGGCTGGCGCGAGTAGCGACCACGGCGTCCACGTTCGCGCCCACGTCCGTCACGCGCCCGCGAGTGCGCTGGACCGCGTCCACGCCGCGCTCACTCGCGGGCGCGACCACCGCGACCCGCTCTGCACTCGTCACCGCCGCGACCGCCTGATTCGCGGCGACCGGCGGCGCGTCCACTAGCACGTGGTCGAACCGGTTCGCGGCCTCGGCGACCAGTTGCTCGAATCGCCGGGCGGCGTCGGCGGTCTTCGCGCGGGCCAGCCGCTCGAACGGTCCGCGCGCCGGACAGAGTTCGAGTCTGCCCGCGAGGTCGGCGGTCGCGGGATGCTCCCGCAGTCCGTCGGCGAGCGTTCCGTCCTCGGTGAGCAGGGTCGTCACGTCGGGGTCGATGCGGCCCGAGAGGTGGCGGGCCAGTCCTTCGGTGGCGAAGTCGGCGTCGAGGACGGCGACTTCGCGGCCGTCGCGTGCGAGCGTCGCGCCGAGTTCGACGGCGAGTCGAGTCGTGCCAGCGCCGCCGGTCGCACCGACGAGCGCGGCAGTCGAACGCGTCATTACTATCGGCTTGTTCCTGTCTGGTATAAAAGAGTACGCTTGGTTCACGCGGAGACGGTTCCGCCGCTCAGTCGCGCTGACTGTGAATCTCGTCGGCGATTTCGTCCAGTTCCTCGTCGGTGAGATTCGGTCGCTCGCCCGCGACGGCGTGGATGGGGTTGCCGCCGTCGCCGTCGAACCGCGGAATGATGTGGCCGTGGAGGTGCGGAACCTCCTGGCCGGCGGCCTCGCCGTTGTTGAACGCGACGTTGGTCCCGTCCGCGTCCACGGCGTGTTCGACTGCGGTGTTCAGGCGGTGGAGCGCGCCGAAGACGTGGGCCGCGACGTCCTCGGGAGTGTCCTCCAAGGTCTCGTGATGGGCCTTCGGGATGACGAGCGTGTGGCCCGGGGCGAGGGGATTCGCGTCGAGGAACGCCATCGCGATGTCGTCCTCGAAGACTTTGCGACTCGGAATGTCACCGTCGACGATTTGACAGAAGATGCAGTCGTCTCGGCTCATGGCTCTGGTCGCGTGTTCGACCGCATGGCGTATGAAGTTTGAGGCTTCCGCCCTTCTGGGCGGTCCGAGGCGGCGCGAGAGGACTAAGAGAGCAAGTATCGGGGCAGTCGAGTTAGCGCGGTGTCGCGGTGGCCCTGACTTCGTCGTACTGTTCTTCCGCCCAAGCCAGGAGTTCCGACTGCGACGGCGCTTCCAGAACAGAGTGCGTCCGCATTCGCTCGTCGAACGCTCCGAGGAGTACCGTTCCGTCGACGATTCCGAGCGCGTACTCGGGTACCGCACTCGATTCGTAGAGTCCGATACTGTCGGCCGCTTCGAGCGTTGCGAGCGTTTCGTCGAACTCGGAACGTGCAGATTCGTACCCGGTCGGCGGTGCGACGATTTCGAGCGTTAAATCCTCAGAGACGCACTCGCGGAGCGTCTCGAGATAAAGCGGATTGATCGTCGGGACGAACCCCGTAACGCTGGTTGCGTTGATAACGTTCCGTCGGACGTGGTACAACGGCTCGAACGGCGTTTCGGTCGTCGAGACCGTTATGTCGCACGCGGTCAAAGCGTCCGTGTCGACGGGGAGTTCGGTCGGGAACCGCTCGAAAAAGGGACCGACCGACGCCGCGAGCTCTATCGTCGAGAGCGCGTTTTCGACCGCCTC
Encoded proteins:
- a CDS encoding DUF7504 family protein, with product MRSKGHDEGEILHGDVEQGACVLLLTPSIHEATDEACHDLLTPADPDEENVLWVTYTRSPDTCIRDWSSHAGERPGNARIVSVGETTRSASSSVSTSADGGGPSSTNEVVETLSNPSDLTGLGIKLSEILKEWGENDNETVACFDSLTALLQYADLQTVYKFLHVLTGRFDTADVTAHFHLDPDACDQQTVSTLTSLFDTVVEREDDEWVVRSR
- a CDS encoding DUF7855 family protein, producing MLLVVTYSRAARQTLRNVCNGHEETVVQRFGRAALLEATELGAFLALRLREKHAGDVQVERTAPFNEFEDAPESVRDAAAAYEDRDNSNTPYAKFAVGTDHPEADAMRDAEL
- a CDS encoding DUF7856 family protein; translation: MKVRAVGETRTGRAVDLGTFDRLDDVSVPLVADSIRRREAESGGDGDDAVVVECPTPGPVHAHVGAIRAETDFSLRPALAAAARSQGHTAPQDDELAAIRDRLDSLDVSEVDLREARRRVAETSDAAEELRERVAAVRGRVRALREADADPGPAESDLADATRRLSEAETERIAAEQALSRARERARADRERRRERLRLEDRAANLRRRARERLADVVRDAFEDARAEIPEAENRRPPVESALAVARVADLAAPVAVAREVDPFGSADATSEWLDAPVIRV
- a CDS encoding DUF7857 domain-containing protein, with amino-acid sequence MPELDWRVERRAGIALVKLTVRNPTDAARRVRVGNRLSGPVWPPRREGVPTAGWDGGGFEGVVAARDRRALGYASPLGAPADRAAESGSDRAVESPDSAAEPPAELVWSERAGESASETAPDAFADEATPEGVVRALGDPRPPADAIPAPNAPAETDTSVPGPVESWLSAVEERAADGSDPSAPTPADRAALGSVAGRIEALRNGDPSERRESNDAGRSP
- a CDS encoding AAA family ATPase, whose protein sequence is MILAVAGGKGGVGKSTVALELGAQFDAVVVDADLAMADLAAGRGPDLHDVLAGRADPLEAVREDGPVRLLPCGRTLAGARAGDVTRLAATVEAVEDAYDSVVVDCPAGMAADAGMPLLAAEAAVLVTAPREFALADALRTRALARELDAGLAAVALNRTGGNPPTEQVRRALGAPVVAIPDDERVERARRHGSPVAELAPGSRPAERFGELAEETRRAVESRSSVR
- a CDS encoding transcription initiation factor IIB, with protein sequence MSKAHAPSRTCPECDGRLTPDGGETICDDCGLVVSEDRIDRGPEWRTFADDDTQKERTGAPLTRSRHDRGLTTEIGHDSDLRLTGRKRRRVARMRKHHERARIGSKSERNQVYAFTEIRRLVSSLDLSKNVRDRACVLFESAQSEDLIRGRSLEGFTAAAVYATCRTASVSRTLDEVLGVARSTRSELKTAYDAMNTELGLPTGPIDPAEYLPRFASRLDLPTEIEREAAELVERGRDENLISGRNPGGFAAACLYVAARGTRHRTTQKEAAEVADVTAVTLRSSYKDLRE
- a CDS encoding DUF7858 family protein is translated as MTLSDIADGLEVTTEQRDRGVASVDATEDSLRERLGEFADDLPCDATSAAEIVESHTAGESVGDGAHAAGVAPITAAKTLHLLGCEGVSPLTPRAHEILQGWLSADLSRTEARELAGANETEFALATFVETHEPLDGAREVVDGYRSAYGGTEDALEEARSAVGDLL
- a CDS encoding AAA family ATPase encodes the protein MTRSTAALVGATGGAGTTRLAVELGATLARDGREVAVLDADFATEGLARHLSGRIDPDVTTLLTEDGTLADGLREHPATADLAGRLELCPARGPFERLARAKTADAARRFEQLVAEAANRFDHVLVDAPPVAANQAVAAVTSAERVAVVAPASERGVDAVQRTRGRVTDVGANVDAVVATRASPDHPLRSADAAVPASDATTVADVPASAPDPESDFAPAVAHAAAVVFDAELGLEFEEAGLFDFEVGEFVPDALS
- a CDS encoding HIT family protein, which translates into the protein MSRDDCIFCQIVDGDIPSRKVFEDDIAMAFLDANPLAPGHTLVIPKAHHETLEDTPEDVAAHVFGALHRLNTAVEHAVDADGTNVAFNNGEAAGQEVPHLHGHIIPRFDGDGGNPIHAVAGERPNLTDEELDEIADEIHSQRD
- a CDS encoding helix-turn-helix transcriptional regulator — its product is MDSSAKAALERLEFLTTSPNRSRLLESLSESAASPDALGEELELPRSTLRRNLTALEKQGYVSCAATENRYEITVAGELAYEAVENALSTIELAASVGPFFERFPTELPVDTDALTACDITVSTTETPFEPLYHVRRNVINATSVTGFVPTINPLYLETLRECVSEDLTLEIVAPPTGYESARSEFDETLATLEAADSIGLYESSAVPEYALGIVDGTVLLGAFDERMRTHSVLEAPSQSELLAWAEEQYDEVRATATPR